Proteins found in one Pyrus communis chromosome 15, drPyrComm1.1, whole genome shotgun sequence genomic segment:
- the LOC137716920 gene encoding class V chitinase CHIT5a-like — protein sequence MGTPKLMPFFILVIFHTMLSSGSGSNSDHIYPSGKGIRAAYFPSSNSFSPSSIDTQYFTHIYYAFLQPESTAYKLNVTEFDKARIPEFIKALRSKNPPVTTLLSMGGGGNNATVFALMVSTQATREVFINSTIQVARKYGFQGLDLDWEFPKDALEMSNLALLYKEWRKALDNEARVCGKPRLLLTSAVYYASKFTFHGGPRSYPAGAISKYLDWASPMCFDYHGSWANFTGMNAALDDSKSNISTRYGIGSWIEAGVPSKKLVMGLPLYGRTWTLKDPKVNGIGASALGVGPGDGVLVYHQVLNFNNRTNATVVYDTESASYYSYSGSSWVGYDGVRSANMKVRFAKSLGLGGYFFWALGQDNEWAISKQASNAWKY from the exons ATGGGTACCCCAAAGTTGATGCCTTTTTTCATCCTTGTAATCTTCCACACAATGCTGTCTTCCGGCTCGGGTTCGAATTCGGATCATATTTATCCATCTGGGAAGGGAATCAGAGCAGCCTATTTCCCATCATCTAATTCGTTCTCACCATCCTCTATAGACACCCAATACTTCACCCACATCTACTATGCTTTCCTCCAACCCGAATCCACCGCTTACAAACTCAACGTCACCGAATTCGACAAAGCGAGGATACCCGAATTCATCAAAGCGCTTCGGAGCAAAAACCCTCCTGTCACAACACTCCTGTCCATGGGAGGCGGCGGTAACAATGCAACCGTGTTTGCACTCATGGTTTCCACCCAGGCGACCCGGGAAGTTTTCATCAACTCCACAATTCAGGTAGCTCGGAAATATGGCTTCCAAGGCCTTGACTTGGATTGGGAGTTTCCTAAAGATGCCCTGGAAATGTCAAATCTTGCCTTGTTGTACAAGGAATGGAGAAAGGCTCTGGATAATGAGGCTAGAGTTTGCGGTAAACCCCGTTTACTTTTAACCTCCGCGGTATATTACGCATCAAAATTTACTTTTCACGGCGGTCCGAGATCGTATCCGGCCGGGGCAATAAGTAAATATTTAGATTGGGCCAGCCCAATGTGCTTTGATTATCATGGGTCATGGGCAAATTTCACCGGGATGAATGCTGCGTTGGATGATTCCAAGAGTAATATTAGTACTCGTTATGGAATCGGGTCGTGGATTGAAGCCGGTGTCCCGTCCAAAAAGCTCGTCATGGGTCTGCCTTTGTACGGGCGGACTTGGACGCTCAAGGACCCGAAAGTGAACGGGATCGGGGCATCGGCTTTGGGTGTGGGCCCTGGGGATGGTGTTTTGGTTTATCACCAAGTACTTAATTTTAACAACAGAACCAACGCAACTGTTGTGTATGATACCGAATCAGCGTCTTACTATTCTTATTCGGGTAGCTCTTGGGTCGGGTATGATGGTGTCCGGTCCGCGAACATGAAGGTCCGGTTCGCGAAGTCATTGGGCTTGGGCGGATACTTCTTTTGGGCTCTGGGCCAGGACAATGAATGGGCCATATCAAAACAAG CTTCTAATGCTTGGAAATACTGA